A section of the Cololabis saira isolate AMF1-May2022 chromosome 16, fColSai1.1, whole genome shotgun sequence genome encodes:
- the si:ch211-266g18.10 gene encoding trichohyalin isoform X5, with the protein MAEGAKAPAVAEAGGPGGPGVAVAGRPGGAGGAAAGGPAAGGPGAAAAEPQTSSLRSKGLEFLRKVKMSVELLIALAALLAWVVVGVVMFNFVEYKAVPDVQQIITDPVQAVNDAVDEVTSLLNKFQECAPDLSDPVSAANYAAEEITAAKDGFVRYFSDEEGNFYLSYVDPAVIGRQAFHLTNDFISGVVGSLRDTVCAVLDIILDTIQDISKGKVDLSLIDPVIIGRSVFTFTNELMCGVAGYTQNVLCLMLDTIMDVVKGTSDLSFIDPVVIGRKVFNVTNDSVCGVVSYIQDGLCTILDAIFDIGKGTTDVHFLDPVVIGRNVFSVTNDFVSGVAGYIQGVLCAIIDVTLDTLKGIQQAVGFSPMSVLKTTVEITKEQIGLLVSYISTLIGAQGIVPEVSVDPMKVVEDALLEFTDKKDVFLGFMAGMLGGGEPVVTPAGNVVTEKDASPSDMTLVRRKGEFLPSIEKVAEMMAAARDEAPEISPDSKTEEAEADEPTGAASEANVTEEEEDEVKHADKTQPESSLTEEEIIAHDCKEEEEEEEEAAHQREENIEIGEDAEKLEQEKGEHADDKFKIGQEQRGVVLKDDGDERHARRRVVVDKKEKKQRKTKTILPEHKLDKEETKIRKAVENKKARKDKEPEEDLVDEEDEEQEEDIKTEVKETENPGFHADEDRHEQSPKISDSDVKDQLEDKDRTSDAEEKKRDLKILLSEMVESDGAVPDSEEETSSSNYDQDKFTDVDENNNNSESTRAEPEEDDVQTSLERLGKVSLTEENINKYEKDHGAEKKEKKEKKVKVEETVVVKVTKVKSQKQGNKTEERLAEKKRKRPKDEEEVKEPSKAEKRVKQSLKEKETKAKPLKEDKEVKEKPKVTKKKEELPGKEKEVQIQPKEVKKAPEKEKEKKEERKTPNKEKEEKPQAEAIKEKRARESKREQVKEEKEADKHRKEKKEEKKSSKDKDVETLKEEKELKKTSIAEKLVKTPKDEKVDKVPKEKKAEIKPSKEEKVKKPFIEEKEVKKNFTDEKLRELPKREKVEQEKKTERKPSKEKKELEKPTKQEIVEKPSKEKEEEKPLKEQKEVKKPPKEPKEEEPSTAKRAEKRHFKEEKEVEKPSKKEKEIEKPPKETKDVKEPTKEERKVKIPPKEEKVIQEPPKEDAKKPPIKEDKPPKELRVEKHPKVEKEEKKPPKEEKEAKKSAKEEKLEKPAKEEIVVKLPKEEIKKTPEKVEKLPKEKKVEKPSKEKKDIEKHPTEKKKVEKHLEEKKETKEYPKVEKEEKKCPKEDAEKHQQKDKPVGKPLVEKKEAEKPLKEKRDVEKPSIEKKDVEKHLTRKKDVDKPSKEEKKEERATKEEKEAEKHLKERIEQKKPHKIEKESEKYLKKEKEVELTKEEKRVDKTPKEQEEEKKAPTEKMGERKHLKEEKKLDKSPKEEKEEKKPHKKEEVTEKHLKEEKEEKKPSKEEIKAVKTAINERIHEEHLKQEKGEKKSPKERESEKHPKKEKIVEKPSKDEKEERKPAKEKRDSVKLPKTDKVVVKPLKEKETPKEKKVEKSPKDEIQIEKALKEEKKDKKPHKEKKEVGKTPTKKDVEKTPKEEKKAQKEGKPPEKQKVVDKPTIEKKEVEKLARHEKEEKKPPQKGEEAAKLSKKEEIFEKPTNVTNKHPKEKEVEKPPKEGNKIEKRPKENKEEKTPPKEQKETAKPHKKDKIVEKTVKEDLIVEAPSKEKKVEKTSKEEKEEEKKQPKEKIEALKPLIREKIVEKHAKEKKEVEKTPKEDKKIEKTPKEEKAEKKLPKEEKESAKLPKEEKKVGEPFKEEKEADKAPKMDKVAEEPPKKKKVEETKVKTAHKEEKEEKKPPKEEKEAVKPPKKGKMTEKHTKDDKKVEEPSKEKVVAVQPPQKEKVVEKHPNGKKVVEKTPKEKKVEKPLKEEKAEKTPPKEEKEAAKSIKEEKITEKPTKEDKKVGTPPKEEKKVEKPPKEENKVEKPLKEEKEEKKHPKEEKKVEKPPKEEKEEKKHPKEEKEEKKHPKAKLEAVKPPTEKVVEKASKEKDVEETREKKKVEKAPEVEKEEKKPLKDKKESEKNTKKEKIVEKPTKEEKEEEKTNKKDKKDEKSSKEEKKEGKSPKMEKVGEKHFKQIKEVEEYPKEKKDERKVEEEVVVAPREDEEPVKKRVTKTAAKPKKEIKVAKHKVSSILKKEHLNVTKAAAKPKKEFKVAKHKVSSILKKEHLNVTKAAAKPKKEIKVAKHKVSSILKKEHLNVTKAVPKEPEKEPGKKIRPKPLKPAVAEVKGKEKPTPEKKAAKPKKEIKVAKHKVSSILKKEHLNVTKAAAKPKKEIKVAKHKVSSILKKEHLNVTKAVAKPKKEIKVAKHKVSSILKKEHLNVTKAAAKPKKEIKVAKHKVSSILKKEHLNVTKAVPKEPEKEPGKKIRPKPLKPAVAEVKGKEKPTPEKKAAKPKKEIKVAKHKVSSILKKEHLNVTKAAAKPKKEIKVAKHKVSSILKKEHLNVTKAVPKEPEKEPGKKIRPKPLKPAVAEVKGKEKQISEKKDKLGYLLEEVQKEKAKAAPAKKEAAPKQKAKPVILAKVQEGTPKNASLAKERVKIMPLKKAAPVKTKPAPSVKVHQVPGKNVSSTKERVKAAPLTKVVKERKVEPATLKKVSPAKPKSKPVEKKKEERRVLKEIQEPPKKETVLKPVHARKDKTVVKKAAKVETREDRRVLKEIQEPPKKEKQAEKKADKEKKVKEEHADNLFLDDEPFFQCFFVEEEEIQFPFYSFSPLKI; encoded by the exons GAGCCAAGGCCCCGGCTGTGGCTGAAGCCGGAGGGCCCGGTGGGCCCGGTGTGGCAGTAGCCGGAAGGCCCGGTGGGGCCGGTGGGGCAGCAGCCGGTGGGCCAGCAGCCGGTGGGCCcggtgctgcagcagcagaaccacagacCAGCTCTCTCAGGTCCAAAggtctggagttcctcaggaaGGTGAAGATGTCTGTGGAGCTGCTGATCGCCCTGGCTGCTCTCCTGGCCTGGGTGGTCGTGGGCGTGGTGATGTTTAACTTTGTCGAGTACAAAGCAGTACCTG ATGTTCAGCAAATTATAACGGACCCTGTCCAAGCTGTAAATGATGCTGTTGATGAAGTGACCAGTCTACTAAATAAATTTCAAG AGTGTGCACCTGATTTAAGTGACCCCGTGTCTGCTGCTAATTATGCAGCTGAAGAAATTACAGCAGCAAAAGATGGATTTGTTCGCTATTTTTCAGACGAAGAAG GAAACTTCTACCTCAGCTACGTTGACCCTGCGGTCATCGGTAGACAAGCTTTCCATTTAACTAATGACTTTATAAGTGGAGTGGTGGGCTCACTCCGGGACACAGTGTGTGCTGTCCTGGATATTATACTGGATACAATTCAGGATATAAGTAAAG GAAAAGTTGATCTTAGCCTCATTGACCCTGTGATTATAGGCAGGAGTGTCTTCACTTTTACTAATGAGCTCATGTGTGGAGTGGCAGGCTACACCCAGAATGTTCTCTGCTTAATGCTGGACACTATAATGGATGTAGTGAAAG GAACCAGTGACCTAAGCTTTATTGACCCGGTGGTAATCGGCAGAAAGGTCTTCAATGTTACAAATGACAGTGTTTGTGGAGTTGTGAGCTACATCCAGGATGGGCTCTGCACCATATTAGATGCCATATTCGATATCGGCAAAG GAACAACTGACGTACATTTTCTTGACCCCGTGGTCattggcagaaatgtcttcagTGTTACTAATGACTTTGTGAGTGGAGTAGCAGGATACATCCAGGGTGTGCTCTGTGCAATCATCGATGTGACACTGGATACATTAAAAG GTATCCAACAGGCTGTGGGATTTAGTCCCATGTCGGTTCTTAAGACGACTGTAGAAATCACCAAAGAGCAGATCGGCCTGCTCGTGAGCTACATCTCCACGTTGATTGGTGCACAAG GAATTGTGCCTGAAGTGTCTGTAGATCCAATGAAAGTTGTAGAGGACGCATTGTTGGAATTCACTGACAAGAAGGACGTGTTCTTGGGCTTCATGGCAGGCATGCTTGGTGGAG GTGAACCTGTTGTCACTCCGGCTGGAAatgtagttacagaaaaag atgcttctccatctGATATGACTTTGGTTAGAAGGAAAG GTGAATTTCTTCCCTCGATTGAGAAAG TTGCAGAGATGATGGCTGCAGCCAGAGATGAAGCTCCAGAGATAAGTCCAGACTCAAAAACAGAGGAGGCAGAGGCGGATGAACCCACTGGAGCCGCCAGTGAAGCCAACGTGaccgaggaagaggaggatgagg TGAAACATGCTGACAAAACACAGCCCGAGTCTTCACTGACGGAGGAGGAAATCATAGCTCATGACtgcaaggaggaggaggaggaagaggaagaagcagCACATCAGCGGGAAGAAAACATTGAAATAGGAGAAGATGCAGAAAAACTGGAGCAAGAAAAGGGTGAACACGCAGATGATAAATTCAAAATAGGTCAAGAACAAAGAGGAGTCGTCCTAaaagatgatggtgatgagagACATGCAAGAAGAAGAGTGGTAGTagataaaaaagagaagaagcaaCGCAAAACTAAAACCATTTTACCAGAACATAAACTGGACAAGGAAGAGActaaaatcaggaaggctgTAGAAAATAAGAAGGCAAGGAAGGACAAAGAACCTGAAGAAGATTTGGTGGATGAGGAGGAcgaagagcaggaggaggatATAAAAACAGAAGTCAAGGAAACAGAAAATCCTGGATTTCATGCTGATGAAGACAGACATGAACAAAGCCCTAAAATAAGTGACAGTGATGTCAAAGATCAACTTGAAGATAAAGATCGAACCAGTGATGCAGAAGAGAAAAAACGTGACCTTAAAATATTGTTATCTGAAATGGTTGAAAGCGATGGTGCAGTACCCGACTCTGAGGAAGAAACATCATCATCTAATTACGACCAAGACAAATTCACAGATGTtgatgaaaacaacaacaacagtgaGAGCACTAGAGCTGAACCTGAAGAGGACGACGTTCAGACGTCTTTAGAGAGGCTTGGAAAAGTGTCACTCACAGAAGAAAACATCAATAAATATGAGAAAG ATCATGGAGCtgaaaagaaggagaaaaaagagaagaaagtcaAAGTTGAAGAAACTGTTGTTGTCAAAGTAACAAAAGTGAAGTCACAAAAACAAGGGAACAAAACAGAGGAAAGACTTGCCGAGAAGAAACGGAAAAGACCTAAAG atgaggaagaggtAAAGGAACCATCTAAAGCTGAAAAAAGGGTTAAACAGTCCCTCAAAGAAAAGGAAACCAAAGCCAAACCACTTAAAGAAGACAAAGAGGTGAAGGAAAAACCTAAAGTGaccaagaaaaaagaagaacttccggggaaagaaaaagaagtacAAATACAACCCAAAGAAGTAAAGAAAgccccagaaaaagaaaaggagaaaaaagaagagagaaaaactcccaacaaagagaaagaagagaaaccCCAGGCAGaggcaataaaagaaaagagagcaAGAGAGAGCAAAAGAGAGCAAgtcaaagaagagaaagaagcaGATAAACATcggaaagagaagaaagaagaaaaaaagtcttcCAAAGATAAAGATGTTGAAACACTCAAAGAAGAGAAGGAACTTAAGAAGACTTCCATTGCAGAGAAATTAGTGAAAACTCCCAAAGATGAGAAAGTGGACAAAGTtcctaaagaaaagaaagcagaGATTAAGCCTTCCAAAGAAGAAAAAGTAAAGAAACCATTCatagaagaaaaagaagttaAGAAGAATTTCACAGATGAAAAATTAAGAGAACTTCCTAAAAGAGAAAAAGTGGAgcaggaaaagaaaacagaaaggaAGCCCTCCAAAGAGAAGAAAGAGTTAGAAAAGCCTACAAAACAGGAGATAGTAGAGAAGCCAtccaaagaaaaagaagaggagaaaCCTCTGAAAGAACAAAAGGAAGTAAAGAAACCCCCCAAAGAACCTAAAGAAGAGGAACCTTCCACGGCAAAGAGAGCAGAAAAGAGGCATtttaaagaagagaaagaagtaGAAAAACCTtccaagaaagagaaagaaattgaGAAACCTCCCAAAGAAACCAAAGATGTAAAGGAACCAaccaaagaagaaagaaaagtaaaaatccCCCCCAAAGAAGAAAAGGTCATACAGGAACCTCCTAAAGAAGACGCAAAGAAACCTCCCATAAAGGAAGATAAACCCCCTAAAGAGTTAAGAGTTGAAAAGCATCCTAAagtagaaaaagaagaaaagaaacctcccaaagaagaaaaggaagccAAGAAGTCTGCTAAAGAGGAAAAACTAGAGAAACCTGCCAAAGAAGAAATAGTAGTGAAACTTCCTAAAGAAGAAATCAAGAAAACTCCAGAAAAAGTAGAGAAACTTcccaaagaaaagaaagttgagaaaccatccaaagaaaagaaagatatAGAGAAACATCccacagagaagaaaaaagtagagaaacatctcgaagaaaagaaagagacaaAAGAATATCCCAAAgtagagaaagaagaaaagaaatgccCAAAAGAAGAtgcagaaaaacatcagcaGAAGGATAAACCGGTGGGAAAACCTCTGGTAGAGAAGAAGGAAGCAGAGAAACCTCTCAAAGAAAAGAGAGACGTTGAGAAACCTTCCATAGAAAAGAAGGATGTAGAAAAACATCTCACAAGAAAGAAAGACGTAGATAAACCCTCtaaagaggagaagaaagaagaaagagccaccaaagaagaaaaggaagcagagaaacatctcaaAGAAAGGATAGAACAAAAGAAACCTCACAAAATAGAGAAAGAATCAGAAAAATATctgaaaaaggagaaagaagTAGAATTAACCAAGGAAGAGAAAAGGGTAGATAAAACTCCCAaggaacaagaagaagaaaagaaagcacCAACAGAAAAGATGGGagaaaggaaacatctaaaagaggagaagaaactGGACAAATCCcccaaagaagagaaagaagaaaagaaacctcataaaaaggaggaagtaaCTGAGAAACATctcaaagaagagaaagaagaaaagaaacctTCCAAAGAAGAAATCAAAGCTGTTAAAACTGCCATAAATGAGAGGATACATGAGGAACATCTCAAacaggagaaaggagaaaagaaatccCCCAAAGAAAGAGAATcagaaaaacatcccaaaaaggagaaaatagttgaaaaaCCATCTAAAGatgagaaagaagaaaggaaacctgccaaagaaaaaagagattCAGTTAAGCTTCCCAAAACAGATAAAGTAGTTGTAAAACCtctgaaagaaaaggaaactcccaaagagaagaaagtAGAGAAATCTCCCAAAGATGAGATACAAATTGAGAAAGCCcttaaagaagagaaaaaagataagaaaccccacaaagaaaagaaagaagttgGAAAAACTCCCACAAAGAAGGACGTTGAGAAAACCcccaaagaagaaaagaaagctcAAAAAGAAGGTAAGCCTCCTGAGAAGCAGAAAGTAGTAGATAAACCAACcatagaaaagaaggaagtagaaaAACTTGCTAGGcatgagaaagaagaaaagaaacctCCCCAAAAGGGAGAGGAGGCAGCTAAACTTtccaaaaaggaagaaatattTGAAAAACCAACCAACGTCACAAACAAACATCCCAAAGAGAAAGAAGTAGAAAAACCTCCCAAAGAGGGCAATAAAATTGAGAAACGCCCCAAGGAAAACAAGGAAGAAAAGACACCTCCCaaagaacaaaaagaaactgcgaaacctcataaaaaagacaaaatagttGAAAAAACTGTCAAAGAAGACTTAATAGTTGAGGCGCCTTCCAAAGAGAAGAAAGTAGAGAAAACCtccaaagaagagaaagaagaagaaaagaaacagccaaaagaaaaaatagaagcACTTAAACCTCTCATAAGAGAGAAAATAGTAGAAAAACAtgccaaagaaaagaaagaagtagAGAAAACACCCAAAGAGGATAAGAAAATTGAGAAAACTCCTAAGGAAGAGAAAGCCGAAAAGAAACTCcccaaagaagaaaaagaatcagcaaaactccccaaagaggaaaagaaagttgGTGAACCtttcaaagaagaaaaagaagccgATAAAGCTCCCAAAATGGATAAAGTAGCTGAGGAACctcccaaaaagaaaaaagtagaggAGACGAAAGTCAAAACAGCtcataaagaggaaaaagaagaaaagaaaccccctaaagaggaaaaagaagcgGTGAAACCTCCCAAAAAGGGGAAAATGACTGAAAAACATACCAAAGACGATAAAAAAGTAGAGGAACCTTCCAAAGAAAAAGTAGTAGCAGTTCAACCTCCCCAAAAGGAGAAGGTAGTAGAAAAACATCCCAATGGAAAGAAGGTAGTAGAGAAAACACCCAAAGAGAAGAAGGTTGAGAAACCTCTTAAGGAGGAGAAagcagaaaagacaccaccaaaagaagaaaaagaagcagcAAAATCtataaaagaggagaaaataactgaaaaaccaaccaaagaagacaaaaaagtaGGCACACCTcccaaagaagagaagaaagttgagaagcCTCCCAAAGAAGAGAATAAAGTTGAGAAGCCtctgaaagaagagaaagaagaaaagaagcatcccaaagaagagaagaaagttgagaagcctcccaaagaagagaaagaagaaaagaagcatcccaaagaagagaaagaagaaaagaagcatCCCAAAGCAAAACTAGAAGCAGTTAAACCTCCCACAGAGAAAGTGGTAGAAAAAGCTTCCAAAGAAAAGGACGTAGAGGAAACACGTgaaaagaagaaagttgagaaagcTCCTGAAgtagagaaagaagaaaagaaacccCTCAAAGATAAAAAGGAAtcagaaaaaaacaccaaaaaggagaaaatagttgaaaaaCCAaccaaggaagaaaaagaggaagaaaaaactaacaaaaaggaCAAGAAAGATGAGAAATCTtccaaagaagagaaaaaagaagggaaatctCCCAAGATGGAGaaagtgggagaaaaacatttcaaacaaaTAAAGGAGGTAGAGGAATatcccaaagagaagaaagatGAAAGAAAAGTAGAGGAAGAAGTTGTAGTTGCTCCCAGAGAAGATGAAGAACCTGTTAAGAAGAGGGTCACCAAGACAG CGGCCAAACCTAAAAAGGAAATCAAAGTAGCCAAGCATAAGGTTTCATCCATCCTCAAGAAGGAACATCTCAACGTCACTAAAGCAG CGGCCAAACCTAAAAAGGAATTCAAAGTAGCCAAGCATAAGGTTTCATCCATCCTCAAGAAGGAACATCTTAACGTCACTAAAGCAG CTGCCAAACCTAAAAAGGAAATCAAAGTAGCCAAGCATAAGGTTTCATCCATCCTCAAGAAGGAACATCTTAACGTCACTAAAGCAG TTCCCAAGGAGCCTGAGAAGGAACCAGGGAAAAAGATCAGACCTAAACCTCTTAAACCAG CCGTAGCTGAAgtaaagggaaaagaaaaaccaaCCCCTGAGAAGAAAG CTGCCAAACCTAAAAAGGAAATCAAAGTAGCCAAGCATAAGGTTTCATCCATCCTCAAGAAGGAACATCTTAACGTCACTAAAGCAG CTGCCAAACCTAAAAAGGAAATCAAAGTAGCCAAGCATAAGGTTTCATCCATCCTCAAGAAGGAACATCTTAACGTCACTAAAGCAG TGGCCAAACCTAAAAAGGAAATCAAAGTAGCCAAGCATAAGGTTTCATCCATCCTCAAGAAGGAACATCTTAACGTCACTAAAGCAG CGGCCAAAcctaaaaaggaaataaaagtagCCAAGCATAAGGTTTCATCCATCCTCAAGAAGGAACATCTTAACGTCACTAAAGCAG TTCCCAAGGAGCCTGAGAAGGAACCAGGGAAAAAGATCAGACCTAAACCTCTTAAACCAG CCGTAGCTGAAgtaaagggaaaagaaaaaccGACCCCTGAGAAGAAAG CGGCAAAACCTAAAAAGGAAATCAAAGTAGCCAAGCACAAGGTTTCATCCATCCTCAAGAAGGAACATCTTAACGTCACTAAAGCAG CGGCCAAACCTAAAAAGGAAATCAAAGTGGCCAAGCATAAGGTTTCATCCATCCTCAAGAAGGAACATCTTAACGTCACCAAAGCAG TTCCCAAGGAGCCTGAAAAGGAACCAGGGAAAAAGATCAGACCTAAACCTCTTAAACCAG CCGTAGCTGAAgtaaagggaaaagaaaaacaaatctctGAGAAGAAAG